The Rahnella aquatilis CIP 78.65 = ATCC 33071 genomic sequence CGGGTACCAAATACCGCGGTGATTTCGAAAAACGTTTCAAATCTCTGCTCAAGCAGCTGGAGCAGGATAAAAACAGCATCCTGTTTATTGATGAAATCCACACGATTATCGGTGCCGGTGCGGCGTCAGGTGGTCAGGTGGACGCGGCAAACCTGATCAAGCCATTGCTGTCGAGCGGGAAAATCCGGGTGATCGGTTCGACAACGTATCAGGAATTCAGCAATATCTTTGAAAAAGACCGTGCACTGGCACGTCGTTTCCAGAAAATTGATATTACTGAGCCAAGTGTTGAAGAAACCGTCCAGATCATTAACGGGCTGAAAACAAAATACGAAGCCCATCACGATGTGCGTTATACCGCGAAAGCAGTGCGTGCGGCGGTTGAGCTGTCGGTTAAATACATTAATGACCGTCATCTGCCGGACAAAGCCATCGACGTGATTGACGAAGCGGGTGCACGCAGCCGGTTAATGCCGATCAGCAAACGCAAGAAAACCGTCAACGTCAGCGATATCGAAAGCGTCGTGGCGCGTATTGCCCGTATTCCGGAAAAAACCGTGTCTGCGACAGACCGCGATGTGCTGAAAAACCTGGGCGACCGCCTGAAAATGCTGGTCTTCGGACAGGATCCGGCCATCGAAGCACTGACCGAAGCGATCAAGATGAGCCGCGCCGGTCTGGGTCAGGATCACAAACCTGTCGGTTCATTCCTGTTCGCCGGTCCGACTGGTGTGGGGAAAACCGAGGTCACGGTTCAGCTGGCGAAAGCGCTGGATATCGAACTGCTGCGCTTTGATATGTCGGAATACATGGAACGTCATACGGTCAGCCGTTTGATCGGTGCGCCTCCGGGATATGTCGGTTTTGATCAGGGCGGTTTGCTGACGGATGCGGTGATTAAACATCCTCACGCCGTGGTGCTGCTCGATGAAATCGAGAAGGCGCATCCGGATGTCTTCAACCTGCTGCTGCAGGTGATGGATAACGGGACGCTGACCGATAACAACGGCCGCAAAGCGGATTTCCGTAACGTGATCCTGGTGATGACCACTAACGCCGGTGTGCGTGAAACGGAACGTAAATCGATTGGTCTGGTGCATCAGGATAACAGCCCGGATGCGATGGAAGAGATCAAACGGACCTTTACGCCGGAATTCCGTAACCGTCTGGACAATGTTATCTGGTTCAACCATCTGTCTACGGAAGTTATCCAGCAGGTTGTCGACAAGTTTATCGTCGAATTGCAGGCGCAGCTGGATGCGAAAGGTGTTTCTCTGGAAGTCAGCGACGAGGCTCGCGACTGGCTGACAGTGAAAGGCTATGACCGTGCGATGGGTGCGCGTCCGATGACCCGTACCGTTCAGGAAAACCTGAAAAAACCACTCGCCAACGAGCTGCTGTTTGGTTCACTGGTGGATGGCGGTTCCGTCTCTGTTGCACTGGATAAGGCGGCTGACAAGCTCATTTATCACTTCATGAGTGCGCAGAAGAAAAAACCGGAAGGTGCGGTGCATTAATTTTCATCAGGCATGAAAAAATAAAAGGCGATGTGAAAACATCGCCTTTTTTCTTTCTGAAATTCTTTATGTAATTGCAGTAATTAGTGAGGGATTTCAGAAAGGATAGTGGAACAAAACGCCGGATTGCGGATACCACAAAACGCCCTTGCAACAGCAGGAAGGGCGAAAAGGGTATCCTCAGGTATCGCCGGAAAATCAGCGATGAGTGAGCCGCTTATTAACGGCTACGGAAGACAATGCGGCCTTTGCTCAGGTCGTACGGGGTCAGCTCTACAGTGACTTTGTCGCCCGTCAGGATGCGGATGTAGTTCTTACGCATTTTACCGGAGATGTGAGCGGTAACTACGTGTCCGTTTTCTAATTCTACGCGGAACATAGTGTTTGGCAGCGTATCAAGTACGGTGCCTTGCATTTCAATGTTGTCTTCTTTGGCCATCGAATCCTCTAGGTCTAACTACCATAGTTTTTAACCGGCAAGATAATGCCGAAAAACCCACATTATGTAAAGAAGTATGGTCCATGACCGCACCTATTCCCTATCCTTCGGGAACACCGGCAGGTCTTCATCATGTGGGGATAAGTCTTGTGGCAACCAGCAATCCGGCGCTAACGCGCGTTGCGAAAGTTCGGATAACTGCTGCAAAAATTGGCGGCGGGGGATCTCTCTCGCACCCAGCGACGCAGTGTGAGGGTTGAGCACCTGACAGTCAATCAGTTCTCCTCCATTGCGGGAAAAATGTTGGCAAAAAAGCATAAGTGCGCACTTGGAGGCATTCTCCCGGCGACTGAACATCGACTCGCCGCAAAATAACCTGCCGACAGAAACACCGTACAAACCGCCGACCAGTTCGTCACCTTCCCAGACTTCGACTGAGTGCGCGCGACCGGCTTCATGCAACTCCTGATAACCACGCTGCACCAGCGGCCCGATCCAGGTGCCATCTTCACGTTGCATAGCGCAAGCATGTATCACCTGCTCAAATTGCTGATTAAGGGTGAAACGAAACGGCATCTTGCGCATAAAACGTTTCAGACTGCGGCTGGCATGACGTTCTTCGGGAACTAAAATCGCGCGCGGGTCAGGCGACCACCAGAGGATCATTTCCCCCGGTTCGAACCAGGGGAAAACGCCATGCTGATAAGCGGAAAGCAGGCGGGGAGCGGTGAGATCGCCGCCGATAGCCAGCAGGCCATTCGGCTCCTGCAATGCAGTTTCAGGATCCGGGAAATTAACGGAACTGGCCTCAAGCTTAACTAACCGCATAGATCTCCTTATCCGGCGGGTACGCCCGCCGTAAAACCACAAACAATCACGTCAGGCGCGGGCAAGGAACCTTGCATAACGACTTTGTGCCGCGGCTAACG encodes the following:
- the clpA gene encoding ATP-dependent Clp protease ATP-binding subunit ClpA — encoded protein: MLNQELELSLNMAFARAREHRHEFMTVEHLLLALLSNPAAREALEACTVDLVALRQELEAFIEQTTPTLPASEEERDTQPTLSFQRVLQRAVFHVQSSGRSEVSGANVLVAIFSEQESQAAYLLRKHDVSRLDVVNFISHGTRKDESGSQAQNNAESPVNEEQSAGEDRMENFTTNLNQLARVGGIDPLIGRDKELERAIQVLCRRRKNNPLLVGESGVGKTAIAEGLAWRIEQGDVPEVMADCTLYSLDIGSLLAGTKYRGDFEKRFKSLLKQLEQDKNSILFIDEIHTIIGAGAASGGQVDAANLIKPLLSSGKIRVIGSTTYQEFSNIFEKDRALARRFQKIDITEPSVEETVQIINGLKTKYEAHHDVRYTAKAVRAAVELSVKYINDRHLPDKAIDVIDEAGARSRLMPISKRKKTVNVSDIESVVARIARIPEKTVSATDRDVLKNLGDRLKMLVFGQDPAIEALTEAIKMSRAGLGQDHKPVGSFLFAGPTGVGKTEVTVQLAKALDIELLRFDMSEYMERHTVSRLIGAPPGYVGFDQGGLLTDAVIKHPHAVVLLDEIEKAHPDVFNLLLQVMDNGTLTDNNGRKADFRNVILVMTTNAGVRETERKSIGLVHQDNSPDAMEEIKRTFTPEFRNRLDNVIWFNHLSTEVIQQVVDKFIVELQAQLDAKGVSLEVSDEARDWLTVKGYDRAMGARPMTRTVQENLKKPLANELLFGSLVDGGSVSVALDKAADKLIYHFMSAQKKKPEGAVH
- the infA gene encoding translation initiation factor IF-1; protein product: MAKEDNIEMQGTVLDTLPNTMFRVELENGHVVTAHISGKMRKNYIRILTGDKVTVELTPYDLSKGRIVFRSR
- the aat gene encoding leucyl/phenylalanyl-tRNA--protein transferase → MRLVKLEASSVNFPDPETALQEPNGLLAIGGDLTAPRLLSAYQHGVFPWFEPGEMILWWSPDPRAILVPEERHASRSLKRFMRKMPFRFTLNQQFEQVIHACAMQREDGTWIGPLVQRGYQELHEAGRAHSVEVWEGDELVGGLYGVSVGRLFCGESMFSRRENASKCALMLFCQHFSRNGGELIDCQVLNPHTASLGAREIPRRQFLQQLSELSQRALAPDCWLPQDLSPHDEDLPVFPKDRE